A stretch of DNA from Bacillota bacterium:
CCCGTCGTGGGGTCGTACTGGTAACAGAACAGGATGACCTTCTCTACCAGCGATCCCACTTTCCCCTGCGACGCATCTATGATGCCCAATCGCAAGTCGCGAGGCGAGTACTCGATGCCGTAGAAGTAACGCGAAATCTTGCCCGAAGGAGTTAACAGCATGATGCCCGCCGCGTGCGCATACTGCTTCGTCTTCGGGTCGTAGACATATCGGAAGCCGACGGCATCCGCCAGCGCACGGATGTTTTTCTCGTCGCCCGTCAGCCAGTGCCAGCCCGCCGCCGCGTCCTGACGTCCATACTCCTTCAGGAAGTTTGCCTTCTTGGCTGCTGCCAGCTCCGGGGTTTCGGTGGGACTGATGCTCACGGTGACAATCTCGAACTGCTCGCCCGGTGTGTAGTTAATCACACGCAGGCTCTTCAGTAACCCCTGCAGCACCAGTCCACACAGCGACGGGCATTCGTAATACACCAGCGTCAGCAGTACCGGCTTCTTGCCGAAGTACTGCCGGAGGGTGACCGTCTGCCCGCTTTCATCCCGAAACGTCAGATCGAGTGGAACCTGCTCGTTCAGCTTCTGCTCGATGCTGACGTCGCGCGTCAGGCTCACGTTCGTATCCTTTTCGGGTTCGCGTGGCTGCCAGAACTGCGCACTGGCAACGCTACCCAAAACCAGCCATATCGCTACCACACAGGCTATTGTTCTCATCGTTGCTTCTCCTGAGTTGCCGGCGCAGGCGGCCATTGGGGCAAGCCGCGTTGCGCCACCATCTCCATCGCCCGCTCTACCGGAACGCGCACGATACCCCGCCGCTCATCCACCCAGCCGTACGTGGAGACTTTCCGCTGCTCCTCCGCGCGGAACCTCTGCATATCCACCGCAGGGTTCGCCTGAAGCACCGGGGCAGGGGGTAGTCTTCGCTGAACCTCCTCCGCCGTCTCGCGGCGCGCGCGTGCGCCTTCCGGAGTTAACAGCGGATAGACGAAGAACAGCACCACCATGGTCAGCACGGTAAAAGCGATGATGCCCACGATGAACAGCATCGCAAAGCGAAAGCCCACATCCTGTTTCTCGTAACCACCGCCGTGTCCGTTCTTCTTAGGCAACGGTTGATGCGCTGCGCTCATACAGCCATGCCTCCTGTAAACGCGAGTCGTGGCGAGGTAGCAGTGGTGCAGCACAGACCTGCTGTGCGAACCACGCCAGCCACACTCCACCAATGCCTACCAGTAACGTCACATCCAGCCAGTGCACACTGAGGGTTTCTCTTCCAAACGCCGGAACGATAATCCAGAACAGGTCCACCACACGCATCACCAGGATGAAGAGCATCACCCGCAACAACAGGTTCGCGTATCGCTTCACGCGGCTGGAAAGCAAGATGAGAAACGGCAGGAAAAACTGCAGCACCACCAGCGCACCGCTCAGGTACTGCCAGCCGCCCTGATTGCGCTTGATGTAGTACGCAATCTCGTCTGGCAGGTTTGCCGACCAGATGATGAGGTATTGCGAGATAGACGTGTACGCCCACAGGATAACGAACGCGAAGGTCAGGTTGCCCAGGTCGCGTGTCAGTTTGGGGTTGACGACGTCCGCGAAGGGTTTGTGCCGCGCCGCCAGCAGAAGCACCGTCGTACTAAACGCCAGCGCGCTCAGCCCCTGCCCCACGATGAACCATGCCCCATAGATGCTGGAGTACCACTTCGGCTCCAGCGACATCACCCAGTCTATCATGGCGAAGCTGACGGTTAGCACGAAAAGCACCAGACCGGGCGCGCTGAGATTCATGCGCTTCTGCGCAAGCGCTGGGTCTTCTGTCTCGTCCTGCTTGAGGGACAGTTGCCTGAGTATCCGCGCCAGCAGGATCCATACCGCGAAGTAGACCGCCGTCCGCGCCAGAAAGAACGGTACATTGAGGTAGCCCGATTTGTGCTGGATATATTTATCCGATTGCACCACTTCCGGGTTCGCCCAGGGATAGAGGTCAGGGATGCCCGCCACTATCGGTATGAACAGCAGTAGCATCAGCGGGAGAGCCGCCGTACCTGCCTCGAAGAAGCGCAGCACCGGTAGCCCCCACGAACCTCGCACCGTGTGGTGTAGCAAAGTCAAACCGAAAAGCCCCAGCGTCAGGCACATCCATACCATATACGCGAAGAAATAGGACTGGAAGAACTGCGTTCTACCAGCCAGGGCAAAGCCAGCTGCGCTTGCGAGCAAGGCGATGATGCCCACCATCAGTGCCCTTTGGCGCAATGCAGTGAACCGTGCGATGGTCTCCTGAACAGGGTTCATGGTGACTTCTCCATCCCGTGAGTGCTTTGTTCTTCTTCCTGAAGCCGACGCAGGTCTTCCGGAGTCAGTTCGTTTAGCCGCGTATACTGGCTCTGCTGCAGAACGCGGATGTATGCCGCAATAGCCCAACGGTCTTCCGGGGCGATGCGCGAAGCATAACTGTACATCACCCCATAACCGTTAGTGATCACGTCGTAGAAGTAACCCACCGGCATCCCCCGCAGGCGGTCGG
This window harbors:
- a CDS encoding SCO family protein; amino-acid sequence: MRTIACVVAIWLVLGSVASAQFWQPREPEKDTNVSLTRDVSIEQKLNEQVPLDLTFRDESGQTVTLRQYFGKKPVLLTLVYYECPSLCGLVLQGLLKSLRVINYTPGEQFEIVTVSISPTETPELAAAKKANFLKEYGRQDAAAGWHWLTGDEKNIRALADAVGFRYVYDPKTKQYAHAAGIMLLTPSGKISRYFYGIEYSPRDLRLGIIDASQGKVGSLVEKVILFCYQYDPTTGKYSLLVVRLIQLGGLLTLLILGGFIGTMFYRERTARTRKGVSQA